One part of the Aspergillus luchuensis IFO 4308 DNA, chromosome 5, nearly complete sequence genome encodes these proteins:
- a CDS encoding AHA1 family protein (COG:O;~EggNog:ENOG410PHXM;~InterPro:IPR013538,IPR036338,IPR023393,IPR039981, IPR015310;~PFAM:PF08327,PF09229;~TransMembrane:1 (o325-345i);~go_function: GO:0001671 - ATPase activator activity [Evidence IEA];~go_function: GO:0051087 - chaperone binding [Evidence IEA];~go_function: GO:0051879 - Hsp90 protein binding [Evidence IEA]), translating into MVLHNPNNWHWVNKDASGWAKDYLKENLSVLSVEENGASAKISNLLSMDGDVDVSQRKGKVITLFDVKVQLEYEGKTTDDESVSGKITIPEVAHDTEEDEYVFEIENYSDSPSKQAVKDLVRSKLVPQLRQALGKFGPALIAEHGKDLQHAPGVNPSSGFAAPKYHPQTSKKESSAPTTTTTTTAEKVSVNTTTVTALDEFRTTAEELYNTFTDPQRIAAFTRGSPRQFEGAQVGGKFAIFDGNVTGEYTKLQAPTLIEQKWRLAQWPAGHFSTLEIKFDQNDVDGVTQMRVTWTGVPVGQEDVTKQNWDVYYVRSIKQTFGSSFSWRQLLMVVFLLLGIGLALFSERIRETMTIS; encoded by the exons atggtTCttcacaaccccaacaactGGCACTGGGTGAACAAGGATGCCTCCGGCTGGGCCAAGGACTACCTTAAGGAGAACCTCTCCGTCCTCTCCGTGGAGGAGAATGGAGCCTCTGCCAAGATCTCCAACCTGCTGAGCATGGATGGCGATGTAGACGTCAGTCAGAGAAAGGGCAAGGTCATCACCTTGTTCGATGTCAAAGTACAGCTCGAGTATGAAG GTAAGACTACGGACGATGAGTCCGTTAGTGGAAAGATCACCATCCCCGAGGTTGCCCATGAcaccgaggaagatgagtaCGTC TTTGAGATTGAAAACTACTCGGATTCTCCTTCCAAGCAGGCCGTGAAGGACCTGGTTCGCTCCAAGCTCGTTCCTCAACTCAGACAGGCTTTGGGCAAGTTTGGTCCCGCTCTCATTGCTGAGCACGGCAAGGACCTCCAACACGCTCCTGGCGTCAACCCTTCCAGCGGATTCGCTGCTCCCAAGTACCACCCTCAGACTTCCAAGAAGGAATCCTCTGCCcctacaaccaccaccactaccaccgccgAGAAGGTTTCGGTCAACACTACTACCGTGACCGCTTTGGACGAGTTCCGCACCACGGCTGAGGAGCTGTACAACACCTTCACCGACCCCCAGCGCATTGCTGCTTTCACTCGCGGCTCCCCTCGCCAGTTTGAGGGCGCTCAGGTGGGCGGAAAGTTCGCCATCTTCGACGGAAACGTCACCGGCGAGTACACCAAGCTCCAGGCCCCTACCTTGATTGAGCAGAAGTGGCGTCTTGCCCAGTGGCCCGCGGGTCACTTCAGCACGCTGGAGATCAAGTTCGACCAGAACGATGTCGACGGCGTCACTCAGATGCGCGTGACCTGGACCGGCGTCCCTGTTGGTCAGGAGGATGTCACCAAGCAAAACTGGGATGTCTACTACGTCCGCAGCATCAAGCAGACTTTCGG ATCTTCGTTTTCTTGGAGACAGTTGCTGAtggttgtttttcttcttctcggtaTAGGTTTGGCACTATTCTCTGAGCGCATCCGCGAAACCATGACCATATCATGA
- the VPH1 gene encoding H(+)-transporting V0 sector ATPase subunit a (COG:C;~EggNog:ENOG410PGDY;~InterPro:IPR002490,IPR026028;~PFAM:PF01496;~TransMembrane:7 (o425-450i462-482o547-567i579-602o614-632i644-661o785-806i);~go_component: GO:0000220 - vacuolar proton-transporting V-type ATPase, V0 domain [Evidence IEA];~go_component: GO:0033179 - proton-transporting V-type ATPase, V0 domain [Evidence IEA];~go_function: GO:0015078 - proton transmembrane transporter activity [Evidence IEA];~go_process: GO:1902600 - proton transmembrane transport [Evidence IEA]), with the protein MAPRDTLFRSSEMSLTQLYIANEIGREVVSALGELGQVQFRDLNPDTNAFQRTFTKEIRRLDNVERQLRYFHAQMDKASIPMRSSSEFSDTLAAPLASEIDELAERSESLEQRIASLNDSYETLKKREVELTEWRWVLREAGGFFDRAHSHTEEIRQSFDNDEAPLLRDVEQQSRGPNGDAQGQQSFLEMNIGFVAGVIPRDRIGAFERILWRTLRGNLYMNQSEIPEAIIDPTTNEESHKNVFVIFAHGKSIIAKIRKISESLGASLYNVDENSELRRDQIHEVNTRLGDVGNVLRNTKNTLDAELTQIARSLAAWMIIVKKEKAVYDTLNKFSYDQARKTLIAEAWCPTNSLGLIKSTLQDVNDRAGLSVPTIVNQIRTNKTPPTYMRTNKFTQAFQTIVDAYGISKYSEANPGLYTIVTFPFLFAVMFGDFGHGALMTMAAAAMIFWERKLAKTKLDELTYMAFYGRYIMLMMGLFSMYTGLLYNDIFSKSFTVFPSQWQWPDDIKQGQTVEASLKTGYRFPFGLDWNWHEAENSLLFTNSLKMKMSICLGWAHMTYALCLQYVNARHFKSKVDVIGNFIPGMIFFQSIFGYLVLTIIYKWSVDWNARGQSPPGLLNMLIFMFLSPGTVEEQLYPGQASVQVLLLLLAVIQVPIMLFFKPFYLRWEHNRARALGYRGLGEPSRISALEDDADGGRDSMASDGEGVAMIAQDLGDEEHEEFDFGEIMIHQVIHTIEFCLNCISHTASYLRLWALSLAHQQLSIVLWDMTIGGAFEQESSTMRVIMIVVTFYLWFTLTIAILCVMEGTSAMLHSLRLHWVEAMSKHFMGDGIPFTPFSFQTLLEEDPVD; encoded by the exons ATGGCTCCAAGGGACACCTTGTTCCGCTCGTCGGAGATGAGCTTGACCCAGCTCTACATCGCCAACGAGATCGGAAGAGAGGTTGTCAGTGCTTTGGGAGAGCTCGGTCAGGTTCAATTTAGAGAT CTTAACCCCGACACCAATGCGTTCCAGCGTACCTTTACGAAGGAGATTCGTCGTTTGGATAATGTGGAAAGACAGCTGC GCTACTTCCATGCCCAGATGGACAAGGCAAGCATTCCCATGAGATCTTCGTCTGAATTCTCCGACACACTGGCTGCTCCTTTGGCCTCCGAAATCGACGAGCTTGCCGAGCGTAGCGAAAGCCTCGAACAACGGATCGCTTCGCTGAACGATAGCTATGAGACCCTGAAGAAACGTGAGGTGGAGTTGACTGAGTGGCGCTGGGTGCTGAGGGAAGCTGGTGGTTTCTTCGATCGCGCTCACAGTCATACGGAGGAAATCCGCCAATCTTTCGATAACGACGAAGCCCCTCTTCTCCGTGATGTCGAACAGCAGAGCCGCGGCCCCAACGGCGATGCGCAGGGTCAGCAGTCTTTCCTGGAGATGAACATCGGATTTGTGGCTGGTGTGATTCCGCGGGACAGGATTGGTGCCTTCGAGCGCATCTTGTGGCGTACTCTGCGTGGTAACCTCTACATGAACCAGTCGGAGATCCCCGAGGCCATCATCGACCCGACGACCAACGAGGAGTCCCACAAGAACGTTTTTGTCATCTTTGCTCACGGAAAGAGCATCATCGCTAAGATCCGAAAGATCTCCGAGTCGCTTGGGGCCTCTCTTTACAACGTCGATGAGAACAGTGAGCTGAGACGGGATCAGATTCATGAGGTCAATACCCGCCTGGGTGATGTTGGCAATGTCCTGCGTAACACCAAGAACACCCTCGACGCGGAGCTCACGCAGATTGCCCGCTCTCTTGCCGCTTGGATGATCATtgtcaagaaggaaaaggctgTGTATGATACACTGAACAAGTTCTCCTACGATCAGGCGAGAAAGACTCTTATCGCGGAAGCATGGTGTCCGACCAATTCGCTGGGCTTGATCAAGTCGACATTGCAGGACGTCAACGACCGCGCTGGGTTGAGTGTGCCTACCATCGTTAATCAAATCCGGACCAACAAGACCCCACCAACCTATATGCGGACGAACAAGTTCACTCAAGCTTTCCAGACTATCGTCGACGCCTACGGTATCTCGAAGTATTCTGAAGCCAACCCCGGATTGTACACCATCGTCACattccccttccttttcgcTGTCATGTTCGGTGATTTTGGCCACGGTGCCTTGATGACCATGGCTGCCGCCGCTATGATCTTCTGGGAACGCAAGCTGGCGAAGACCAAGCTGGATGAGCTGACTTACATGGCTTTCTACGGTCGTTACATCATGCTTATGATGGGTCTCTTTTCTATGTACACCGGTCTTCTCTACAACGATATCTTCTCCAAGTCCTTCACAGTCTTCCCCAGTCAGTGGCAGTGGCCCGACGATATCAAGCAAGGACAGACCGTCGAGGCTTCGTTGAAGACTGGTTATCGCTTTCCTTTCGGTCTGGACTGGAACTGGCACGAAGCCGAGAACTCTCTTCTTTTCACCAACAgtctgaagatgaagatgagtatATGTCTCGGTTGGGCACAC ATGACCTACGCTCTCTGCCTGCAATACGTCAACGCTCGGCATTTCAAGTCGAAGGTTGATGTTATTGGTAACTTCATTCCCGgaatgatcttcttccagtccATCTTCGGTTACCTTGTTCTTACCATCATCTACAAGTGGTCCGTTGATTGGAACGCCCGAGGCCAATCTCCTCCCGGACTTCTCAACATGCTTATCTTCATGTTCCTCTCCCCGGGAACTGTTGAGGAACAGCTCTACCCCGGTCAGGCAAGCGTCCAGGTTCTTCTCTTGCTTCTTGCTGTCATTCAGGTGCCGATCATGCTCTTCTTCAAGCCATTTTACCTTCGTTGGGAGCACAACCGTGCCCGCGCTCTTGGATACCGTGGCCTTGGCGAGCCATCCCGGATTAGTGCGTTAGAAGACGATGCCGATGGTGGTCGCGACAGCATGGCCAGCGATGGTGAAGGTGTCGCCATGATCGCCCAGGATCTCGGTGATGAAGAGCACGAGGAGTTCGACTTCGGCGAGATCATGATCCACCAGGTCATCCACACTATTGAATTCTGTCTGAACTGTATCTCCCACACCGCCTCCTACCTGCGTCTGTGGGCTCTGTCTCTGGCCCACCAGCAGCTCTCTATCGTGCTGTGGGACATGACCATTGGCGGCGCTTTCGAACAAGAGTCTTCCACCATGCGGGTGATCATGATCGTTGTCACCTTCTACCTCTGGTTCACCTTGACCATCGCCATTCTCTGTGTCATGGAGGGTACCAGTGCCATGCTTCACTCCCTCCGTCTTCACTGGGTCGAAGCCATGAGCAAACATTTCATGGGTGACGGTATACCTTTCACCCCGTTCAGCTTCCAGACCCTCCTCGAAGAGGATCCTGTTGAttag
- a CDS encoding uncharacterized protein (COG:S;~EggNog:ENOG410PKGC) has product MASRQYNVPYNPQDWGPVGTGSMNAGQATYTLPNNMLRIVSQPRSTGPHSDVSLSPPPPPYSPPSQQHQRENVSQNTSSRGSTSPSMSSSYNGAVRAGGDAPSEYRQRRLPRTRPLSMFVGSESSHNRRVSLPPPPPLPPGLSSRSSSQNRSETYREPAPVMAGPGPHIVVSPDNLHSTQLSDDSNMLQPTQPFETDRPPAARRAVSAGPAVNSASSSRAHSQSGARSPPGSSWEPGMPLPPPPPGPPPAARSQSVNGLSDSSSSRNSQGPARSGRARPPPALGTSLDSIPPTPAGWVDETIDVKPRADRQPLTIDTATTTNMSGPESLESSRASHNPNSGGLFRSPAIKDPNAKGIRERRIERRNRQSQVLDSLSAVSMSSNPWAEALEQLKPSNLVLGESSVNTDNGRNPASAKAAPLSTRSISSDGPQITSRSRASSGGLFSNRSCSTPKPEPSPQAPTSTSRFAQTPPFSPGTERSSVFAKRTSPALPPKALPTPPLQSGSETTPSRPGSKEERPVSHILHLPNEPVTTVSPLAPRRVSAQQNPSLDSVVNRDDEFVRNAIQRHREFIEKEAGTLDEKEALQLFADFIISESQIRREKYAKVWDLDSYDVDSVRRKLFVCPPKPAPVPQNSQVVPGPSSRRASNPTAPKLSIPQVRPESAWWNNYQPCLSPIASLGLSNDEMSSRGRAPSRWWESKTGSSSEGGERRVQRSKRETKYMGLSRGALLWEESQGSSDTGNAGAHNGGNQYAAYGPDEYPPEKVGWHEESTPADYSNNLRLGSTRRLEEVQRMDVSRLITLPPPYPRHYPAVNNSHPDLVTYRTLVRSITDLSEIKTTRQRHQTEMDGLFQDHQARIQEGRRQFKANIQSQIQQGSITFAEAAEAEAALIVEENQLERDLIKGGLDTYQETVFKPMRAILADRVDRATACIDELRGRLFDDARSETPDQTQEEGDEKPELLEKLTQLKWLFEAREQLHREVFDLISERDEKYRAVVLLPYKQASNEDKVRETNEFFVKDALDRRVEYEANALARLESFLDVVEGNVARGVEIQLSAFWDIAPSLSELVQQIPEKLRGFTVQIPANEYDENPSYRAHPLQYLYTLVSHAEKSSYQYIESQINLFCLLHEVKSAVMRASCNLMEAERIRLGESEGKVQQEMQETRTDEERTLTSDLKDKVATVEGQWAEALGSGIQRLRERVKEQLMVEDGWEDLEQLEQA; this is encoded by the exons ATGGCTTCTAGACAATACAATGTGCCTTACAATCCTCAGGATTGGGGCCCAGTGGGAACTGGTTCGATGAATGCTGGCCAAGCTACATATACACTACCGAATAACATGCTGCGGATCGTCTCTCAGCCACGGTCAACAGGACCACACTCAG ATGTATCTTTgtcgccgcctccaccaccatacTCTCCACCAAGCCAGCAACATCAGAGAGAAAATGTCAGTCAGAATACATCCTCAAGGGGCTCCACGTCACCCAGTATGAGCTCCTCATATAATGGAGCGGTGCGTGCAGGTGGGGATGCCCCCTCAGAGTATCGACAGCGCCGCCTTCCCCGTACTCGCCCTCTGTCGATGTTCGTGGGAAGTGAGTCGAGCCACAATCGACGTGTCTCgctaccaccacctccgccgctgcCACCAGGCCTTTCATCTAGGTCTTCATCCCAGAATAGGTCAGAGACCTATCGAGAACCCGCACCAGTTATGGCAGGGCCAGGGCCGCACATTGTGGTCTCGCCTGATAATCTCCACTCGACACAATTGAGCGACGATAGCAACATGCTTCAGCCCACTCAACCCTTTGAAACGGATCGGCCTCCAGCTGCGAGAAGGGCCGTATCTGCTGGACCGGCCGTCAACAGTGCGAGTTCATCAAGAGCTCATAGTCAGTCTGGAGCCCGATCCCCTCCGGGAAGTAGTTGGGAACCGGGAATGCcccttcctccacccccaccaggACCGCCACCGGCCGCAAGGTCACAGAGTGTGAATGGTCTCTCTGACTCGTCGTCATCCCGGAACTCGCAAGGCCCTGCTAGGAGTGGCAGGGCACGGCCGCCTCCCGCTTTAGGCACAAGTTTAGATAGCATTCCGCCAACACCAGCTGGATGGGTCGATGAAACAATCGATGTTAAACCCAGAGCAGACAGACAACCACTAACCATTGACACGGCAACTACGACCAATATGAGCGGCCCGGAATCTCTCGAGTCGTCTCGCGCAAGTCATAATCCCAATAGCGGTGGTCTGTTTCGCAGCCCAGCTATCAAAGACCCAAATGCTAAAGGCATCCGAGAAAGGAGGATTGAACGCCGGAACAGGCAAAGCCAAGTGCTTGATAGCCTCAGTGCTGTCTCCATGAGCAGCAACCCCTGGGCTGAGGCTCTCGAACAATTGAAACCCTCCAACTTAGTTTTGGGAGAATCGAGCGTGAATACGGACAACGGCAGAAACCCGGCCTCGGCCAAAGCCGCACCTCTCAGCACTCGCAGTATATCTTCTGATGGACCGCAGATTACATCACGATCTAGAGCATCTTCTGGGGGTCTATTTTCGAACCGGTCTTGTTCCACCCCCAAGCCTGAGCCGAGTCCCCAAGcgccaacctcaacctcgcGGTTTGCGCAGACGCCGCCGTTTTCACCAGGCACAGAAAGGTCATCTGTATTTGCTAAGCGTACATCGCCAGCACTACCACCCAAAGCCCTGCCAACGCCCCCTCTGCAATCCGGGTCAGAAACGACACCGTCTCGGCCTGGCTCCAAGGAAGAACGACCTGTCTCACATATACTACACCTTCCTAACGAGCCGGTGACTACAGTCTCACCCCTAGCCCCACGTCGCGTGTCGGCCCAACAGAATCCCTCTCTCGATTCTGTCGTTAACCGCGATGACGAATTTGTCCGGAACGCTATACAGAGACATCGGGAATtcatcgagaaggaggccggCACGCTGGACGAGAAAGAGGCATTGCAGTTGTTCGCCgacttcatcatctctgAGTCCCAGATCCGGCGTGAGAAGTATGCTAAAGTATGGGATCTGGATTCTTATGATGTTGACAGTGTACGCCGTAAATTGTTTGTCTGCCCTCCCAAACCAGCGCCGGTGCCACAGAATAGCCAAGTAGTACCAGGTCCATCTTCTAGGAGGGCGTCTAATCCTACGGCACCTAAGCTAAGTATACCCCAGGTACGTCCTGAATCGGCCTGGTGGAATAATTACCAACCATGCCTCTCGCCAATTGCAAGTCTTGGGTTGAGCAATGACGAGATGAGCTCGAGGGGACGGGCGCCTAGTCGATGGTGGGAGTCCAAAACTGGATCCAGCAGTGAAGGGGGAGAACGAAGAGTGCAAAGGTCAAAGAGGGAGACCAAATATATGGGATTATCACGTGGGGCCCTGCTATGGGAGGAAAGTCAAGGCTCGTCTGACACAGGGAATGCCGGCGCGCACAATGGAGGAAACCAGTACGCTGCATATGGTCCAGATGAATACCCACCCGAAAAGGTTGGGTGGCACGAGGAGTCTACCCCAGCAGACTACTCCAACAATCTCCGCCTTGGATCTACTAGGCGGCTTGAAGAAGTGCAGAGGATGGATGTCTCGAGACTGATCACCTTACCGCCGCCGTATCCCAGACACTATCCCGCAGTCAACAACAGCCACCCCGACCTCGTGACTTATCGGACGTTGGTGCGATCAATTACAGACTTGTCGGAGATCAAGACCACCAGGCAGCGGCACCAAACCGAGATGGATGGGCTGTTCCAAGATCACCAGGCACGAATCCAAGAAGGACGGCGGCAGTTCAAGGCCAATATCCAGAGTCAAATCCAACAAGGCAGTATCACATTCGCAGAAGCGGCGGAAGCAGAAGCCGCATTAATTGTGGAGGAGAACCAACTCGAAAGAGATTTGATCAAAGGCGGGCTGGATACGTACCAAGAAACGGTTTTTAAGCCAATGCGAGCGATTCTTGCAGACAGGGTTGACAGGGCTACTGCTTGCATTGACGAGCTACGTGGCAGGCTGTTTGACGACGCGCGATCCGAGACCCCAGATCAAACCCAGGAAGAAGGTGATGAGAAGCCAGAGctcctggagaagctcaCACAACTCAAATGGTTGTTTGAAGCGCGCGAGCAATTGCACCGCGAGGTATTCGATCTGATCAGCGAGCGCGACGAAAAGTACAGAGCGGTGGTCCTACTACCCTATAAACAAGCATCCAACGAGGACAAAGTACGCGAGACCAATGAGTTCTTTGTCAAGGACGCCTTGGATCGCCGAGTGGAGTACGAGGCCAATGCCCTAGCACGTCTCGAATCCTTTTTAGATGTGGTCGAGGGCAATGTAGCGCGAGGGGTGGAGATACAGCTGTCGGCGTTCTGGGATATTGCACCGTCGCTGTCAGAGTTGGTGCAACAGATCCCTGAGAAGCTCCGCGGCTTTACTGTGCAGATTCCGGCCAACGAATACGACGAGAATCCGAGTTACCGGGCACATCCGCTGCAGTACCTATATACGCTCGTATCTCACGCGGAAAAATCCAGTTACCAATACATCGAGTCGCAGATCAACCTTTTCTGCCTACTGCACGAGGTCAAGTCCGCTGTTATGAGGGCCAGCTGCAACCTTATGGAGGCAGAACGAATCCGCTTGGGCGAGTCCGAGGGCAAGGTGCAGCAGGAAATGCAGGAAACCCGTACGGATGAAGAGCGCACATTGACAAGCGATCTGAAAGACAAAGTAGCTACCGTGGAGGGCCAGTGGGCGGAAGCCCTGGGAAGTGGGATCCAGCGTCTACGCGAACGAGTGAAAGAGCAGCTAatggttgaagatggatgggaggatTTAGAGCAATTGGAGCAGGCATGA
- the fbp1 gene encoding fructose 1,6-bisphosphate 1-phosphatase (BUSCO:EOG092632WW;~COG:G;~EggNog:ENOG410PGFG;~InterPro:IPR000146,IPR028343,IPR044015,IPR033391, IPR020548;~PFAM:PF18913,PF00316;~go_function: GO:0016791 - phosphatase activity [Evidence IEA];~go_function: GO:0042132 - fructose 1,6-bisphosphate 1-phosphatase activity [Evidence IEA];~go_function: GO:0042578 - phosphoric ester hydrolase activity [Evidence IEA];~go_process: GO:0005975 - carbohydrate metabolic process [Evidence IEA]), with translation MSSSGNGGAPPVGQENINTDIVTLTRFLTEEQTKVPEATGDFTLLCHALQFAFKSIAYYIRRASLINLTGLAGSSNTTGDDQKKLDVIGNDVFISAMKGSGKCRILVSEEEEEAIIFDEHPNARYAVVCDPIDGSSNLDAGVSVGTIFGIFKLPDEVLGPNNKVTAQDLLRPGTEMVASGFTMYGASAQLVITMRNGGVNGFTMENSLGEFILTHPNMQLPAKRAIYSVNEGNSMYWDDWVNKYLHSLKYPGDGQKPYSARYIGSMVADAYRTLLYGGVFAYPADSKSRKGKLRILYECAPMAMLFENAGGRAVNSQMERLLEVVPEHIHDRSGVFLGSKDEVQKIIDTYNQHHK, from the exons ATGTCTTCAAGCGGCAATGGCGGTGCTCCTCCCGTAGGACAGGAGAACATCAACACAGATATTGTTACCCTCACCCGCTTCCTCACAGAGGAGCAGACCAAGGTTCCAGAAGCCACCGGTGACTTCAC ACTACTCTGCCACGCTCTCCAATTTGCTTTCAAGTCTATTGCCTACTACATTCGTCGCGCTTCCTTGATTAACCTGACTGGTTTGGCTGGTTCCTCAAACACGACTGGCGACGATCAGAAGAAGCTTGACGTCATCGGCAATGATGTgttcatctccgccatgaAGGGCTCCGGCAAGTGCCGTATCCTTGTttccgaggaggaggaagaggctaTCATCTTCGACGAGCACCCCAACGCCCGCTATGCCGTGGTCTGCGACCCTATCGACGGTTCCTCCAACCTTGACGCTGGCGTTTCGGTTGGTACCATCTTCGGAATCTTCAAGCTTCCCGATGAGGTTCTCGGTCCCAACAACAAGGTCACTGCTCAAGACCTCCTTCGCCCCGGCACGGAGATGGTTGCCTCTGGCTTCACCATGTACGGTGCCTCCGCACAGCTGGTGATCACCATGCGCAACGGCGGTGTCAATGGCTTCACCATGGAGAACTCTCTGGGTGAATTCATCCTGACACACCCCAACATGCAGCTTCCCGCCAAGCGGGCCATCTACTCGGTCAACGAGGGTAACAGCATGTACTGGGATGACTGGGTGAACAAGTACCTCCACTCGCTGAAGTACCCCGGTGACGGCCAGAAGCCTTACAGCGCGCGTTATATTGGTAGCATGGTGGCCGATGCCTACCGGACTCTCCTCTACGGTGGTGTTTTCGCCTACCCGGCTGATTCCAAGAGCCGCAAGGGCAAGCTGCGTATCCTCTACGAGTGTGCCCCCATGGCTATGCTTTTCGAGAACGCAGGTGGTCGGGCAGTGAACTCCCAGATGGAGCGTCTTCTGGAGGTGGTTCCGGAACACATTCACGACCGGAGCGGTGTTTTCCTGGGCTCGAAGGACGAGGTACAGAAGATTATCGACACGTACAACCAGCACCACAAATGA
- a CDS encoding uncharacterized protein (TransMembrane:1 (o35-56i)) has translation MIVYRSHRLLSPHIVGEGWQISCYDLLSMTPSKRIGMFIGTTCCSSMMSPTVRYLYQ, from the exons ATG ATTGTCTACAGATCTCACAGGCTTTTATCTCCACATATAGTTGGCGAAGG ATGGCAGATATCTTGCTATGATCTTCTCTCTATGACACCCAGTAAAAG AATAGGAATGTTTATTGGGACAACATGTTGCTCCAGTATGATGTCTCCGACAGTCAGGTATCT TTATCAGTAG